Proteins found in one Falsirhodobacter algicola genomic segment:
- a CDS encoding TraB/GumN family protein — MKAMLAGLFLCFATAANAMCEGRNLIDALGADARAELDAATARVPYAQGNLWRATRGNSTVWLVGTYHLGDPRTEAALQRIAPLLSRATRLLVEAGPEEEARLAAHLRTHPEAIMTPADAPALADSLPPDEGDALTRALAARGVTGDAAARMRPWYAAMLLGIAPCAMGPDAAEGLDHRLIDMAKAQDIPITALEPYDTLLTLFADQSQAEQLDMIRLALPDEPASADQAVTLADAYFAADSRRMWEYLRLFGTDPRPQTETDRDYAQMEERLLSQRNRAWVPVLETHSAEGAVLAAFGALHLSGDHGVLALMHRAGFTLTRLD, encoded by the coding sequence ATGAAAGCCATGCTTGCCGGACTGTTCCTCTGCTTTGCCACGGCGGCCAACGCCATGTGCGAAGGGCGCAACCTGATCGACGCCTTGGGGGCCGATGCGCGGGCAGAGCTCGATGCCGCGACGGCCCGCGTGCCCTATGCCCAAGGCAATCTTTGGCGGGCGACGCGCGGGAACAGCACGGTCTGGCTGGTCGGGACCTATCACCTTGGCGATCCGCGCACCGAGGCGGCCTTGCAGCGGATCGCGCCGCTTCTGTCCCGCGCCACGCGCCTTCTGGTGGAGGCCGGCCCCGAGGAGGAAGCCCGCCTCGCCGCGCATCTGCGCACCCATCCCGAGGCGATCATGACCCCGGCCGATGCCCCAGCCCTTGCCGACAGCCTCCCCCCGGACGAAGGCGACGCCCTGACCCGTGCGCTGGCCGCGCGGGGCGTCACCGGCGATGCGGCGGCGCGGATGCGGCCGTGGTACGCCGCGATGCTGCTGGGGATTGCGCCTTGCGCGATGGGGCCGGACGCCGCCGAGGGGCTGGACCATCGCCTGATCGACATGGCCAAGGCGCAGGACATCCCCATCACGGCGCTGGAGCCTTATGACACCCTGCTGACCCTCTTCGCCGATCAATCGCAGGCCGAGCAATTGGACATGATCCGCCTTGCCCTGCCCGATGAACCGGCCTCCGCCGATCAAGCTGTCACGCTGGCGGATGCCTATTTCGCGGCCGATTCCCGGCGTATGTGGGAGTATCTGCGCCTCTTCGGCACCGATCCGCGCCCGCAAACCGAAACGGACCGCGATTATGCGCAGATGGAGGAGCGGCTTTTGTCGCAGCGCAACCGCGCTTGGGTGCCGGTCCTCGAAACGCACAGCGCCGAAGGTGCGGTTCTCGCAGCCTTCGGCGCCTTGCATCTATCTGGGGATCACGGTGTGCTGGCCCTGATGCACCGGGCCGGCTTCACCCTGACCCGCCTTGATTAG